In one window of Nothobranchius furzeri strain GRZ-AD chromosome 11, NfurGRZ-RIMD1, whole genome shotgun sequence DNA:
- the LOC107384269 gene encoding cysteine/serine-rich nuclear protein 1, with the protein MRGILKRKFMEVEKYPSFSSSSSSPSSLSSLASSEWESDGEGSPPEDQDFTPHCPASPSSLPSESILKRPKLTRGLSRVHFGQVTVFSFSRCQGFTSVPSRGGATLGMVQTHSALRRYTVAEHALEQRHRRRERHREKLRQKRFEALKCQLVVSGAVSQHEAERLTMDQVLEEDMDVNGSDAELEGGGFLHPITSRQRQALLLAAGVKMIDKEEKRQLHMLRLSREACGCDCQGFCEPETCACSLAGIKCQVDRFSFPCGCTKENCGNTQGRTEFDARRVHTHYIHTVMRLELESQHQGENLIPEDQTGLPEELHEFKSQDEIHPEQSAQEKRCPFGYSSEEEGFPLTMPANPPFHCVLERDLVEENSCSSDTSESSSLSSDSEAGGFLSASPPEVDDGLTRALCDSRKNNYFSCSQPRHKREPLMQHSCSSDTHKAPTESTGPRAAVTHTDNRAPDSTCLDENANQSTNFFYGDSLEDFPHTQSPTLDFSFGRYVDLSLSSDSDLEFFHRDYPSGPLHSSFKEHRHSGGLQPLQLFSCESLPQHESSTQLLESLIGLTE; encoded by the exons ATGAGGGGCATCCTTAAGAGAAAGTTCATGGAGGTAGAGAAATACCccagcttctcctcctcctcctcctctccttcctCCCTCTCGTCCCTTGCCTCCTCAGAGTGGGAGTCGGACGGGGAGGGGAGCCCACCCGAGGATCAAGATTTCACCCCTCACTGTCCCGCTTCTCCCTCCAGTTTGCCCA GTGAGTCCATCCTGAAGAGGCCCAAGCTAACACGAGGACTGAGCAGGGTGCACTTCGGCCAGGTGACAGTGTTCAGTTTCTCCCGCTGCCAGGGCTTCACCAGCGTCCCCAGCCGGGGAGGTGCAACTCTAGGCATGGTGCAGACACACAGCGCCCTCCGAAGGTACACGGTAGCAGAGCATGCGCTGGAGCAGCGGCACAGGCGCAGAGAGAGGCACCGAGAAAAACTGAGGCAGAAGCGGTTCGAGGCATTAAAATGTCAA CTGGTTGTGAGCGGAGCTGTCAGCCAACATGAAGCAGAAAGGCTCACCATGGATCAAGTTCTAGAGGAAGACATGGATGTAAATGGTAGCGACGCAGAGCTGGAGGGTGGTGGCTTCCTTCATCCAATCACTTCCAGACAACGACAAGCCCTGCTGCTGGCTGCAGGCGTGAAGATGATTGACAAGGAGGAGAAGAGGCAGCTTCACATGCTGCGACTCTCCAGGGAGGCCTGTGGATGTGACTGTCAGGGTTTCTGTGAGCCGGAGACCTGTGCATGCAGCCTGGCCGGCATCAAGTGTCAG GTCGATCGCTTCAGTTTCCCCTGTGGGTGTACTAAAGAAAACTGTGGAAACACGCAGGGGCGCACTGAGTTTGATGCCAGGCGTGTGCACACCCACTACATCCACACAGTCATGAGGCTTGAACTGGAGAGTCAGCACCAGGGTGAGAATCTGATCCCAGAGGACCAGACGGGACTTCCCGAAGAGCTGCACGAGTTCAAAAGCCAGGATGAGATCCATCCAGAGCAGAGTGCACAGGAAAAGAGATGCCCTTTTGGGTATTCCTCGGAGGAGGAAGGCTTTCCTCTCACCATGCCGGCTAATCCCCCGTTCCACTGTGTCCTGGAGCGGGATTTGGTGGAGGAGAACAGCTGCAGCAGCGACACGTCTGAGTCCTCCAGCTTGTCCTCGGACTCTGAGGCAGGAGGCTTCCTCAGTGCGAGTCCTCCTGAGGTGGATGATGGTTTGACACGAGCACTTTGTGACTCCAGGAAAAATAACTACTTCTCATGCAGTCAGCCGAGGCACAAAAGAGAACCACTGATGCAGCACAGCTGCAGCTCTGACACTCACAAAGCTCCTACTGAGAGTACCGGACCACGTGCTgctgtcacacacacagacaacagGGCGCCTGACAGCACCTGCCTGGACGAGAACGCTAATCAGTCCACTAACTTCTTTTATGGTGATTCTCTCGAGGACTTCCCCCACACCCAGTCCCCCACTCTTGACTTTTCCTTTGGCAGATACGTGGACCTGAGCCTGTCCTCTGACTCCGACCTGGAGTTCTTCCACAGAGACTATCCTTCTGGACCGCTGCACAGCTCGTTCAAAGAGCACAGGCACTCAGGCGGTTTGCAGCCCCTCCAGCTGTTTAGCTGTGAGAGTTTACCTCAACACGAGTCCAGCACCCAGCTCCTGGAGTCTCTGATCGGCCTGACTGAGTGA
- the gorasp1a gene encoding Golgi reassembly-stacking protein 1a, with protein MGLSQSSEAAEGGTYGYHVHGVQPNSPAEKAGLQPFFDFILSLGNSRLNEENEQLKEVLKANVEKAIKMEVYSTKTTRVRELEVVPSNMWGGQGLLGASVRFCSYQGASENVWHVLDVETSSPAALAGLQSYSDYIVGADQVLQDSEDFFSLIEAHEGKPLKLLVYSTATDSCREVMVTPNGAWGGEGSLGCGIGYGYLHRIPVNPEVPTVDPSTPIPEEAVSPQEHTHGYTETPLMAPSIPNEDLSDLDQVILQDGPLPPPVQSVVDPGSPDSDSAVMNPEPADLIDKLDLSSSSIDMTHTALAMHEEEVKVSGVEEMEDSVQLSSNLEDLAVASPDSWSDSGVPPAETSHLTSESTDQQSSLNESSFSASPPVAALSLSEDSLHPAELSVPAEEPPCPSPVDLIPASSADSCPPQTSEE; from the exons ATGGGTTTATCACAGAGTTCGGAGGCAGCTGAAGGAGGGACGTATGGATATCACGTTCACGGC GTGCAGCCTAATTCTCCTGCAGAAAAGGCAGGGCTGCAGCCCTTCTTTGACTTCATCTTGTCTCTAGGCAACAGCAGACTA AATGAGGAAAACGAGCAGTTAAAGGAGGTCCTAAAAGCTAATGTGGAGAAGGCCATAAAGATGGAGGTGTACAGCACTAAAACCACAAGGGTCAGAGAGCTGGAAGTGGTGCCCAGTAACATGTGGGGGGGCCAGGGGCTGCTGGGTGCCAGCGTTCGCTTCTGCAGCTACCAAGGAGCCAGCGAGAATGTTTGGCATGTTCTG GATGTGGAAACCAGTTCACCAGCAGCACTGGCGGGTCTTCAGTCTTACAGCGACTACATCGTAGGCGCAGATCAGGTGTTGCAAGAT TCCGAAGACTTCTTCTCACTGATTGAAGCCCACGAGGGGAAACCGCTGAAGCTGCTGGTGTACAGCACAGCAACAGACAGCTGCAGGGAGGTGATGGTCACACCCAACGGAGCGTGGGGAGGAGAGGGCAG CTTGGGCTGTGGCATCGGTTACGGCTACCTGCACCGGATCCCTGTAAACCCCGAAGTACCGACGGTGGATCCTTCCACCCCCATTCCAGAAGAGGCGGTCTCTCCACAGGAACACACACATGGATACACGGAG ACACCTTTGATGGCACCTTCAATCCCCAATGAAGATTTGTCAGACCTGGATCAGGTCATCCTCCAAGATGGACCACTACCTCCACCCGTTCAGAGTGTCGTGGATCCCG GCTCTCCCGATTCCGACTCGGCAGTGATGAACCCTGAGCCCGCAGATCTGATCGACAAGTTGGACCTGTCCTCCTCATCCATCGACATGACCCACACCGCTCTGGCTATGCACGAGGAGGAGGTCAAAGTGTCCGGTGTTG AGGAGATGGAGGACAGCGTCCAGCTCTCGTCCAATCTTGAGGACCTCGCCGTTGCTTCACCCGACTCTTGGTCTGATTCAGGCGTTCCACCAGCTGAAACGTCTCACCTGACCTCGGAGTCCACAGACCAACAAAGCTCCCTCAACGAGTCCAGCTTCAGTGCAAGTCCACCGGTGGCTGCGTTATCCCTTTCTGAGGATTCTCTCCACCCTGCAGAGCTTTCCGTCCCCGCAGAGGAGCCTCCCTGTCCATCTCCAGTTGacctcatcccagcctcttctGCAGACAGCTGTCCTCCTCAGACCTCTGAAGAGTAA